Proteins co-encoded in one Azospirillum brasilense genomic window:
- a CDS encoding Fe2+-dependent dioxygenase, with product MLLQIPDVLTADEVAHCRAVLEASPWVDGRVTAGSQAVLAKNNLQIPEESDTARELGVVILKALGRNPAFNSAALPLRVLPPMFNRYDLDMTYGNHVDNAIRAIPGTGGMRMRADVSTTIFLSDPGEYDGGDLIVEDTYGTKGVKLPAGHAVVYPSSSLHRVTPVTRGSRWASFFFTQSLVKDDGLRAMLYDLDVAIIDLRRELGDQHPSVLALVNHYHNLLRRWAEV from the coding sequence GTGCTTCTGCAAATTCCCGACGTTCTGACCGCCGACGAGGTCGCCCACTGCCGCGCGGTGCTGGAGGCGTCGCCCTGGGTCGATGGCCGCGTCACCGCGGGCTCCCAGGCGGTGCTGGCCAAGAACAACCTGCAGATCCCGGAGGAGAGCGACACCGCCCGCGAGTTGGGTGTGGTCATCCTGAAGGCGCTGGGCCGCAACCCGGCCTTCAATTCCGCGGCGCTGCCGCTGCGCGTCCTGCCGCCCATGTTCAACCGCTACGACCTGGACATGACCTACGGCAACCATGTGGACAACGCCATCCGGGCCATTCCGGGCACCGGCGGCATGCGCATGCGGGCCGACGTCTCCACCACGATCTTCCTCAGCGATCCCGGCGAGTATGACGGCGGCGATCTGATCGTCGAGGACACCTACGGCACCAAGGGCGTGAAGCTGCCGGCGGGGCACGCGGTGGTCTATCCGTCCAGCAGCCTGCACCGGGTGACCCCGGTGACGCGCGGCTCGCGCTGGGCCTCCTTCTTCTTCACGCAGTCGCTGGTCAAGGACGACGGACTGCGGGCGATGCTCTACGACCTCGACGTCGCGATCATCGACCTGCGCCGGGAGCTGGGCGACCAGCACCCGTCCGTGCTGGCCCTGGTGAACCACTACCACAACCTGCTGCGGCGCTGGGCGGAGGTGTGA
- a CDS encoding tetratricopeptide repeat protein, with protein MAQAMGDGVAAARSTDGLGIIDVQLALGQQCLDRGGAERAQAVEWFRIAARSGDARAVNMLGRCHEHGWGVPADPVQAAAYYRRAAELGDAWALFNLADLHCRGVGVPADDAEAYRLYAAAARQGNVKALNMLGLFHETGRAVAEDGAGARQLFQAAAESGDCWGRFNHARLLLQDGRTEKALAWFARALETGFPDFYRGMAAALADQPDPRLRALARRARELAEGSCPSPVPGEGRGPREAREG; from the coding sequence ATGGCCCAAGCCATGGGGGACGGCGTAGCCGCCGCCCGGTCGACGGACGGGTTGGGCATCATCGACGTGCAGCTCGCTCTGGGGCAGCAATGCCTCGACCGCGGCGGGGCCGAGCGGGCGCAGGCGGTGGAGTGGTTCCGCATCGCCGCGCGCAGCGGCGACGCCCGCGCCGTCAACATGCTGGGCCGCTGCCACGAGCACGGCTGGGGCGTGCCCGCCGATCCCGTCCAGGCCGCTGCCTATTACCGCCGCGCCGCCGAGCTGGGCGATGCCTGGGCGCTGTTCAATCTGGCCGACCTGCATTGCCGCGGCGTGGGCGTTCCGGCGGACGACGCCGAAGCTTACCGGCTCTACGCCGCCGCGGCCCGCCAGGGCAACGTGAAGGCGCTGAACATGCTGGGCCTGTTCCATGAGACCGGGCGTGCGGTGGCGGAGGACGGGGCGGGCGCCCGCCAGCTCTTTCAGGCCGCCGCGGAGAGCGGGGACTGCTGGGGCCGCTTCAACCACGCCCGCCTGCTGCTCCAGGACGGCCGCACGGAGAAGGCGCTGGCGTGGTTCGCGCGGGCGCTGGAAACCGGCTTCCCCGACTTTTACCGCGGCATGGCCGCCGCCCTGGCGGACCAGCCCGACCCGCGTCTGCGCGCTCTGGCGCGGCGGGCGCGCGAGTTGGCTGAGGGCAGCTGTCCCTCTCCCGTCCCGGGAGAGGGAAGGGGCCCGCGCGAAGCGCGGGAAGGGTGA
- a CDS encoding alpha-hydroxy acid oxidase — translation MSVPADTVSLYDYERHFTARVDAATRAYIAGTGADGITRQANRDAYDRMRLMPRALRDLSQASAATTLFGQAMPYPILIAPMAFHRLVHRDGERATAQAASLTGTWMTVSTQASVTLEEVAAAAGGPLWFQLYTQPRPEDTLALVRRAEAAGYRALVLTVDAPVSGLRNIEQRAGFRLPDGVAPVNLAGLAPDSFTPARPGSPVFQGMLHAAATWDTVRWLCAQTHLPVLLKGIMNPDDVDPAIEAGAAGIIVSNHGGRTLDTLPAVAEVLPLVAARAAGRLPILADGGIRRGTDILKALALGADAVMVGQPVLHALAVGGMAGVAHMLTILQTELEVAMALSGRARLADIDRSVIFDPPHR, via the coding sequence ATGAGCGTTCCCGCCGACACCGTCTCGCTCTACGACTACGAGCGCCACTTCACCGCCCGCGTCGATGCGGCGACCCGCGCCTACATCGCGGGGACCGGGGCGGACGGCATCACCCGGCAGGCCAACCGCGACGCCTACGACCGGATGCGCCTGATGCCGCGGGCGTTGCGCGACCTGTCGCAGGCCAGCGCCGCCACGACCCTGTTCGGGCAGGCGATGCCCTATCCCATCCTGATCGCGCCGATGGCCTTCCACCGTCTGGTCCACCGCGACGGGGAGCGGGCGACCGCGCAGGCGGCGAGCCTCACCGGCACCTGGATGACTGTCAGCACCCAGGCCAGCGTGACGCTGGAGGAGGTCGCGGCGGCGGCCGGCGGGCCGCTGTGGTTCCAGCTCTACACCCAGCCGCGCCCGGAGGACACGCTGGCCCTGGTGCGGCGGGCGGAGGCCGCGGGCTACCGCGCGCTGGTGCTGACGGTGGACGCGCCGGTCAGCGGCCTGCGCAACATCGAGCAGCGCGCCGGCTTCCGTCTGCCGGACGGCGTCGCCCCGGTCAATCTGGCCGGTCTGGCGCCGGACAGCTTCACCCCAGCCCGGCCCGGCAGCCCGGTCTTCCAGGGCATGCTGCACGCCGCCGCCACCTGGGACACGGTGCGCTGGCTGTGCGCCCAGACGCACCTGCCGGTGCTGCTGAAGGGGATCATGAACCCCGACGACGTGGATCCCGCCATCGAGGCCGGGGCGGCGGGGATCATCGTGTCGAACCATGGCGGGCGGACGCTCGACACGCTGCCCGCGGTGGCGGAGGTGCTGCCGCTGGTCGCCGCCCGCGCGGCGGGCCGCCTGCCGATCCTGGCGGACGGCGGCATCCGGCGCGGCACCGATATTTTGAAGGCGCTGGCGCTGGGCGCCGATGCGGTGATGGTGGGCCAGCCGGTGCTGCACGCCCTGGCGGTCGGCGGCATGGCGGGGGTGGCCCACATGCTGACCATCCTGCAGACCGAGCTGGAGGTCGCCATGGCGTTGAGCGGACGGGCGCGGCTGGCCGACATCGACCGTTCGGTGATCTTCGACCCGCCGCATCGCTGA
- a CDS encoding iron ABC transporter ATP-binding protein, whose protein sequence is MIDVKNITKRYNGTVVVDGVSLSLPAGGVISLIGANGAGKSTLLSIISRLLPMSSGTVAIDGLDVTTTPGEVLARRLSILRQDNQIMSRLTVEDLVAFGRYPHSKGRLTDADRVHIRNALRYLDLEPLAGRFLDELSGGQRQRAFIAMVLCQDTEYILLDEPLNNLDVKHAVAMMKLFRRTADEFGKTIVLVLHDINFASCYSDRIVAMRDGRVVHQGPPEVIITPEVIRDVYGVEAQVMENAGQRIALYYQ, encoded by the coding sequence ATGATCGACGTCAAGAACATCACGAAGCGTTACAACGGCACCGTCGTCGTCGACGGGGTGTCCCTGTCCCTGCCGGCGGGCGGGGTGATCTCGCTGATCGGGGCGAACGGGGCGGGCAAGTCGACGCTGCTGTCGATCATCAGCCGCCTGCTGCCGATGTCCTCGGGCACGGTGGCGATCGACGGGCTGGACGTGACCACCACGCCGGGCGAGGTGCTGGCCCGCCGCCTGTCCATCCTGCGCCAGGACAACCAGATCATGTCCCGCCTGACGGTGGAGGACCTCGTCGCCTTCGGCCGCTACCCGCACAGCAAGGGCCGCCTGACCGACGCCGACCGCGTGCACATCCGCAACGCGCTGCGCTATCTGGACCTGGAGCCGCTGGCCGGCCGCTTCCTGGACGAGCTGTCGGGCGGCCAGCGCCAGCGCGCCTTCATCGCCATGGTGCTGTGCCAGGACACCGAATACATCCTGCTCGACGAGCCGCTGAACAACCTCGACGTCAAGCACGCCGTGGCGATGATGAAGCTCTTCCGCCGCACCGCCGACGAGTTCGGCAAGACCATCGTTCTGGTGCTGCACGACATCAACTTCGCCTCCTGCTACTCCGACCGCATCGTCGCGATGCGCGACGGCCGGGTGGTGCACCAGGGGCCGCCGGAGGTGATCATCACGCCCGAGGTGATCCGCGACGTCTACGGCGTCGAGGCGCAGGTGATGGAGAACGCCGGCCAGCGCATCGCGCTGTATTACCAGTAA
- a CDS encoding iron chelate uptake ABC transporter family permease subunit: protein MPADRRILSPMVVLGGLSALTLLSITLFMTLGARGKWDFILAFRGTKIAAMVLVGYAVAVSTVLFQTITNNRILTPSVMGFDHLYRMIQTLLVFQFGSGLVASLDPRLRFGVEVASMVVFSGLLYWWLFNGAGRGDNRRSLHLLLLVGIVFGVLFRSLTSFLQRILDPNAFLTVQDRLFANFNRVDVELLTVSALVVLAVSLVGWRWRRTFDVLALGRDAAINLGVEHRRAVMAVLVMVSILVSVSTALVGPITFFGLLVANLAYLVVRSHRHALILPAAVLLAVLTLVTGQLVLERVFGYNAALSIVIEFVGGLAFLFILVRGSAR from the coding sequence ATGCCGGCTGACCGCCGCATCCTCTCGCCGATGGTCGTCCTGGGCGGCCTGTCGGCGCTGACCCTGCTGTCCATCACGCTGTTCATGACGCTGGGCGCGCGCGGCAAGTGGGACTTCATCCTGGCCTTCCGCGGCACCAAGATCGCCGCGATGGTGCTGGTCGGCTACGCCGTCGCGGTGTCGACCGTCCTGTTCCAGACGATCACCAACAACCGCATCCTCACCCCCTCGGTGATGGGCTTCGACCATCTCTACCGGATGATCCAGACGCTGCTGGTCTTCCAGTTCGGCAGCGGGCTGGTGGCGTCGCTCGACCCGCGGCTGCGCTTCGGGGTGGAGGTGGCGTCGATGGTCGTCTTCTCCGGCCTGCTCTACTGGTGGCTGTTCAACGGGGCGGGGCGCGGCGACAACCGGCGCAGCCTGCATCTGCTGCTCCTCGTCGGCATCGTCTTCGGCGTGCTGTTCCGCAGCCTGACCAGCTTCCTTCAGCGCATTCTCGACCCCAACGCGTTCCTGACGGTGCAGGACCGGCTGTTCGCCAACTTCAACCGGGTGGACGTCGAGCTGCTGACGGTGTCGGCGCTGGTCGTGCTGGCGGTGTCGCTGGTCGGCTGGCGGTGGCGGCGCACCTTCGACGTGCTGGCGCTGGGGCGCGACGCCGCGATCAACCTCGGCGTGGAGCACCGGCGCGCGGTGATGGCGGTGCTGGTGATGGTGTCCATCCTGGTGTCGGTGTCCACGGCGCTGGTCGGGCCGATCACCTTCTTCGGGCTGCTGGTCGCCAACCTCGCCTATCTGGTGGTCCGCTCGCACCGGCACGCGCTGATCCTGCCCGCCGCGGTGCTCCTCGCCGTGCTGACGCTGGTCACCGGCCAGCTCGTGCTGGAGCGGGTGTTCGGCTACAACGCCGCGCTCAGCATCGTCATCGAGTTCGTGGGCGGTCTCGCCTTCCTCTTCATCCTGGTGCGGGGTTCGGCCCGATGA
- a CDS encoding ABC transporter permease: MPIATLPLATVGIGLLAVWSLFVGVSDVSLATLFGGAPGGAPDQATQVLLVSRLPRTLALILAGAAMAVSGLLLQMLVRNRFVEPSTAGTAESAIFGMMMVSLLAPEMPVFGRMAVASLCALAGTGLFLAILRQVPLRSPLVVPLVGIMLGGVITAMTEFVAYRQDLIQSVRGWETGDFSAILLGRYELLWLSAALTGVAYLAADRFTVAGMGRDVATNLGIDHRKVMALGLVIVSMTTAAVIATCGMIPFLGLIVPNVVSLVRGDNMRGSLPWVAVMGAGLVLACDIAGRLVIHPYEIPIGTMMGVIGSALFLYLLLRRNGHAG, encoded by the coding sequence CTGCCAATCGCCACACTCCCGCTGGCGACCGTGGGCATCGGCCTGCTGGCCGTCTGGAGCCTGTTCGTCGGCGTCAGCGACGTCAGCCTCGCGACGCTGTTCGGCGGCGCTCCGGGTGGCGCCCCGGACCAGGCCACGCAGGTCCTGCTGGTCAGCCGGCTGCCCCGGACGCTGGCACTGATCCTGGCCGGCGCGGCCATGGCGGTGTCGGGCCTGCTCCTCCAGATGCTGGTGCGCAACCGCTTCGTCGAGCCCTCCACCGCCGGGACCGCGGAATCGGCCATCTTCGGCATGATGATGGTCTCGCTGCTGGCGCCGGAGATGCCGGTGTTCGGGCGCATGGCCGTCGCCAGCCTGTGCGCGCTGGCCGGGACGGGGCTGTTCCTGGCGATCCTGCGGCAGGTGCCGCTGCGCTCGCCGCTGGTGGTGCCGCTGGTCGGCATCATGCTGGGCGGGGTCATCACGGCGATGACCGAGTTCGTCGCCTATCGCCAGGACCTGATCCAATCGGTGCGCGGTTGGGAGACGGGGGACTTCTCGGCCATCCTGCTCGGCCGCTACGAGCTGCTGTGGCTGAGCGCCGCCCTGACCGGCGTCGCCTATCTGGCGGCCGACCGCTTCACGGTGGCCGGGATGGGGCGGGACGTCGCCACCAACCTGGGCATCGACCACCGCAAGGTGATGGCGCTGGGGCTGGTCATCGTGTCGATGACCACCGCGGCGGTGATCGCGACCTGCGGCATGATCCCCTTCCTGGGGCTGATCGTTCCCAACGTCGTCAGCCTCGTCCGCGGCGACAACATGCGCGGGTCCCTGCCCTGGGTCGCGGTGATGGGGGCCGGGCTGGTGCTGGCCTGCGACATCGCCGGGCGGCTGGTGATCCATCCCTACGAGATTCCGATCGGGACGATGATGGGGGTGATCGGCAGCGCCCTGTTCCTCTATCTCCTGCTGCGGAGGAACGGCCATGCCGGCTGA
- a CDS encoding siderophore ABC transporter substrate-binding protein, with translation MKLTRRHALAMTAAVVGLAALAPGAGYAQGMTVRHAQGETRLPAKLDPVLVFDMTSLDTLDALGVAIAGVPTGLKPPHLAKYDGPSYAKIGTMFEPDYEAVNAAEPGLIIAGGRSAPKYAELSRIAPTLDMTTDQTDFLASSIANAETLGRIFGKTAEVKQKLDRLRASIAELKAVAGNAGKGLLVLTTGGKMSAYGPGSRFGILHSEFGIQPAAPGLKVANHGQAISFEFILETNPDWLFVIDRDAAIGQDGKPARQFLDNDIVRRTTAWQKNQVVYLNGGNWYIVGGGLSALQQDVDDLLAALSKKS, from the coding sequence ATGAAGCTGACCCGACGCCACGCCCTCGCCATGACCGCCGCCGTGGTCGGCCTCGCCGCCCTGGCGCCCGGTGCGGGCTATGCCCAGGGCATGACGGTGCGGCACGCGCAGGGCGAGACCCGGCTTCCCGCCAAGCTCGACCCCGTCCTGGTCTTCGACATGACCTCGCTGGACACGCTGGACGCGCTGGGCGTCGCGATCGCCGGCGTGCCCACGGGGCTGAAGCCGCCGCACCTCGCCAAGTATGACGGGCCGTCCTACGCGAAGATCGGCACCATGTTCGAGCCCGACTACGAGGCGGTGAACGCCGCCGAGCCCGGCCTGATCATCGCCGGCGGCCGGTCGGCCCCGAAATACGCCGAGCTGTCGCGCATCGCGCCGACGCTCGACATGACGACCGACCAGACCGACTTCCTGGCCAGCTCCATCGCCAACGCCGAGACGCTGGGCCGCATCTTCGGCAAGACCGCCGAGGTCAAGCAGAAGCTGGACCGGCTGCGCGCCTCCATCGCCGAGCTGAAGGCGGTGGCGGGCAATGCCGGGAAGGGCCTGCTGGTCCTGACCACCGGCGGCAAGATGAGCGCCTACGGGCCGGGATCGCGCTTCGGCATCCTGCACTCGGAGTTCGGCATCCAGCCGGCCGCCCCCGGCCTGAAGGTCGCCAACCACGGGCAGGCCATCTCCTTCGAATTCATCCTGGAGACCAACCCGGACTGGCTGTTCGTGATCGACCGCGACGCCGCCATCGGGCAGGACGGCAAGCCGGCCCGGCAGTTCCTCGACAACGACATCGTCCGCCGCACCACCGCCTGGCAGAAGAATCAGGTCGTCTATCTGAACGGCGGCAACTGGTACATCGTCGGCGGCGGGCTGTCGGCGCTCCAGCAGGATGTGGACGATCTCCTGGCGGCGCTGTCTAAGAAGTCCTGA
- a CDS encoding PadR family transcriptional regulator, which produces MRFFPHPFCGRTRRHHPGPHGDGPHGGPHGGPHGGGRHAAEGGWGHEHHERRGGRGGRRGVFEASELRLVLLRLIADEPRHGYDLIRAVEELTGGGYVPSPGVIYPTLSLLEEMGHIAKADADGARKPFAVTPEGTAQLAQDAATVEALFARLAALATRRAHTDGAPIRRAMENLRAVLMHRLGREGVDADTVHAAVSIIDEAAQRIERLP; this is translated from the coding sequence ATGAGGTTTTTCCCGCATCCATTCTGCGGCCGGACGCGCCGCCATCATCCCGGCCCGCACGGCGATGGACCCCATGGCGGCCCCCATGGCGGCCCCCATGGCGGTGGCCGTCACGCGGCGGAGGGCGGTTGGGGCCATGAGCATCACGAGCGGCGCGGCGGGCGCGGCGGGCGACGCGGCGTCTTCGAGGCGTCGGAACTGCGGCTGGTCCTGCTGAGGCTGATCGCCGACGAGCCGCGGCACGGCTACGACCTGATCCGCGCCGTCGAGGAACTGACCGGCGGCGGCTATGTCCCCAGCCCCGGCGTGATCTACCCGACCCTGTCGCTGCTGGAGGAGATGGGCCACATCGCCAAGGCCGATGCCGACGGCGCGCGCAAGCCCTTCGCCGTGACCCCGGAGGGCACCGCCCAGCTTGCCCAGGACGCGGCCACCGTCGAGGCCCTGTTCGCCCGCCTCGCCGCCCTGGCGACCCGGCGCGCCCACACCGACGGCGCCCCGATCCGCCGCGCCATGGAGAATCTGCGCGCCGTGCTGATGCACCGGCTGGGGCGCGAAGGCGTCGATGCCGACACGGTGCACGCCGCCGTCTCGATCATCGACGAGGCGGCTCAGCGCATCGAACGTCTTCCCTAA
- a CDS encoding DUF2218 domain-containing protein yields MRHASSVRVPTPNGSRYLQQLCKHWAHNLTVEYTPEAGSVVFPHNARGADWPGDATLTLQARPDALDCRLDASSAEHLAALKGALERHLDRFAFREVPLSYPWQDEPV; encoded by the coding sequence ATGAGACACGCCAGCAGCGTCCGCGTCCCGACCCCGAACGGCAGCCGCTACCTCCAGCAGCTCTGCAAGCACTGGGCGCACAATCTGACGGTGGAGTACACGCCGGAGGCGGGGAGCGTCGTCTTCCCGCACAACGCCCGCGGCGCCGATTGGCCGGGCGACGCCACCCTGACGCTCCAGGCCCGGCCGGACGCGCTGGACTGCCGGCTGGACGCCAGCTCCGCCGAGCATCTGGCCGCCCTCAAGGGAGCGCTGGAACGCCACCTCGACCGCTTCGCCTTCCGCGAGGTTCCGCTGTCCTACCCCTGGCAGGACGAGCCGGTCTGA
- a CDS encoding bifunctional metallophosphatase/5'-nucleotidase has translation MPKRGNGETGRFSGWRAVAAACAVAALGAFAPAVSAAELSIVFTSTMADIEPVEGEGGLANLATLLRTKRAEGNTLFLHGGASLTAGVLSTFDRGAHMIDLLNELQPDMMAVTKRDLGFGKDELTLRSYEARFPFVSATTIDRNTGKVMEGLEPSVLLDTPVGKIGVVSAVSPELTVQYIVPDIEVRPPATIAAEARALRAQGAEYVVAILDNSPEAVEALRGESAIDALLQLSATGKDVLEADKGKLFGVHVNVKGSAFVLRLDGDGKAPPALAGADIVPLAGLPPDPAMEKRVGVYLARLSELLDINIGTTATPLDTRRAAVRTGENAFASLVADAMRGHFNTDAAFINGGNIRGNRQYEAGTVLTRRDIQRELPFRDTIIAVTLPGKALREALEVSAAGVDNQKGSFLHPSNMAVVYDLKQPAGSRVVSVTVGGKPLDPDVRYSVALPNYLAQGGDGYGMLKSPGASPSSPGAGGKLLWEIMAQHLTDRGTVSPRIDGRITER, from the coding sequence ATGCCGAAGCGCGGCAATGGGGAGACGGGGCGTTTTTCCGGCTGGCGGGCCGTTGCGGCCGCCTGCGCCGTCGCGGCGCTCGGCGCCTTCGCGCCGGCCGTGTCGGCGGCGGAGCTGTCGATCGTCTTCACCTCGACGATGGCTGACATCGAACCGGTGGAGGGCGAGGGCGGCCTCGCCAACCTCGCCACGCTGCTGCGCACCAAGCGGGCGGAGGGCAACACGCTGTTCCTGCACGGTGGCGCGTCACTGACCGCGGGCGTCCTGTCCACCTTCGACCGCGGTGCCCACATGATCGACCTGCTGAACGAGCTTCAGCCCGACATGATGGCGGTGACCAAGCGCGACCTCGGCTTCGGCAAGGACGAGCTGACGCTGCGTAGCTACGAGGCGCGCTTCCCCTTCGTCAGCGCCACCACCATCGACCGCAACACCGGCAAGGTGATGGAGGGGCTGGAACCGTCGGTGCTGCTCGACACGCCGGTGGGGAAGATCGGCGTGGTCTCGGCGGTCTCGCCGGAACTGACCGTCCAGTACATCGTGCCGGACATCGAGGTGCGTCCGCCCGCGACGATCGCGGCGGAGGCCCGCGCGCTCCGCGCCCAGGGGGCGGAGTATGTGGTCGCCATCCTGGACAATTCCCCGGAGGCGGTGGAGGCGCTGCGCGGCGAGTCCGCCATCGACGCGCTGCTCCAGCTCTCCGCCACCGGCAAGGACGTGCTGGAGGCCGATAAGGGCAAGCTCTTCGGCGTCCATGTCAACGTGAAGGGATCGGCCTTCGTCCTGCGGCTGGACGGCGACGGCAAGGCACCGCCCGCGCTGGCCGGCGCCGACATCGTGCCGCTCGCCGGGCTGCCGCCGGACCCGGCGATGGAAAAGCGGGTCGGCGTCTATCTGGCCCGGCTGTCGGAACTGCTGGACATCAACATCGGGACGACGGCGACCCCGCTCGACACCCGCCGCGCCGCCGTGCGCACCGGCGAGAACGCCTTCGCCTCGCTGGTCGCCGACGCCATGCGCGGCCATTTCAACACCGACGCGGCCTTCATCAACGGCGGCAACATCCGCGGCAACCGCCAGTACGAGGCGGGGACGGTGCTGACCCGCCGCGACATCCAGCGCGAGCTGCCCTTCCGCGACACCATCATCGCCGTGACCCTGCCCGGCAAGGCCCTGCGCGAGGCGCTGGAGGTCAGCGCCGCCGGGGTGGACAACCAGAAGGGCAGCTTCCTCCACCCGTCCAACATGGCGGTGGTCTACGACCTGAAGCAGCCGGCGGGCAGCCGCGTCGTCTCCGTCACGGTGGGCGGCAAGCCGCTCGACCCGGACGTCCGCTATTCGGTGGCCCTGCCCAACTATCTCGCCCAGGGCGGCGACGGCTACGGCATGCTGAAATCGCCGGGTGCCTCCCCCTCCTCTCCCGGGGCCGGCGGCAAGCTGCTGTGGGAGATCATGGCCCAGCACCTGACCGACCGCGGGACGGTGTCGCCCCGCATCGACGGCCGCATCACCGAGCGTTGA